The following DNA comes from Lepidochelys kempii isolate rLepKem1 chromosome 9, rLepKem1.hap2, whole genome shotgun sequence.
agtctgagcagcggagtaggctgttgattgactccctcacttcatgggaatctgcctcagagatcgcCACAAAACTTTCATGTTGATACTGGGCAGTTCGCTGCCTCAGGTTCTTtcgcagagctgctttgttttttgccccattaagggtaactttcccatgTCACTCTGCCGTCacggaggaggaggggaaaggttACCATTGCTGTACACAGGCGAGCCCCATAGGACCAAGGCGGAAGCTGCAGTCTtcgagaagaccctcccttggttccctgctcaccctcagcagtgagagatcttccataatgaacacagcctgtggaaaatgtggggacagtaatgattataagccTCCCCACccactacagtgctggctctccccaagagccacatgcccagacTACAGTACGGTTCTGGGACACTGATTACCCCTACCCCTGTGGTTACTTGctattttgggggtcttgtggctcatggggtcagccagttagtgacaggtatgtgaatagtggctgtgttttaaattggtggtctgtgtgttgcaaacaatagtgcttctgtaaaatgttgcattttggcttcacagatgtGGCCTGGggtgcccagcctccctctttgttatttcTGGCTGaacggctgtgcagaattagtaagaggccacgaagaactaaagaggacttccTTTGTGATGTCACGATGCACTCTgtggccgaaaaacaagaattgaaggagtggtgggacagcaaGAAGAAGGACCAAAAGGAGAACGCAGTGTGCCAGAACGAAGCcatggagcggctcttaaacattatggagcgccaagcagacacgCTCCAGGTGCTACTAGCACTACAAACCAAGCAGTTCCgcacctgccctcccctgcagccgctgtcacaaCTCTTTCCCATACATcccccagacaccgccaacactcttatcaacctcctggctccagtctgtaccctatgcgttccactcctgccccatcgcAGTCCAGCCCTGTGGACTCCCGGTagccactgcactcaacacccatccctctgcagttaaGCCCtcctgaagtacagtacccgcttCACTGTACTCCAGAGGAcaaggttgcatatgatacctggacaaaCACAAATCTTTAACTATCCAGggaccccacctcttcctgggaccttcccttcccccatcctccacagtgctgatgggttttggttttttgtgtgtctctttctctcctctggtggttgttttttaataaaataatggttttggtttgaaagcaatctttattccattaattgaaagcaaacagaaccctgcaaagcaacaggcacttTTCTTAAAACTTCACAGTGCcttgtctgcaccaatcacaatcacctcctagcattacaagcactgcactcccaagcatagcaacaaatattagtggctttcagcttcaaattgctgcctcaaggcatccctgatccttatggccccacgctgcgcccctctaatagccctggtctctggctgttcaattTCAGCCTCCAGCGCTGAGCCTCAGCGGTTCgctcttcccttcacaaatattatgaagTGTACAGCACAAGGCTATAAGCATAgaaatattgtcatcagccaggtccagcttcccatataggcagcgccagcaggcctttaaatggccaaaagcacagtcaacagtcattctgcagttgctcagcctattgttgaaccactctttgctgctgtcaagatgccccgtgtatggcttcataagccatggcattaaggggtaagcagggtctcccaggattacagtgggcatttcaacttcccctacagtgatcttctggtccaagaagaaagttcctgcttgcagcttctgaacaggccagtgttccaaagcATGAGTGCGTcgtgcacctttctggaccagcctgtgtCAATACCTGTGAAATGCCcccggtgatccacaagcacctggagaaccattgagaaataccccttgcgattaatgtactcagtggctaggtggtctggtgccagaattggaatattcATGCCATCTGTTgtccctccgcagttagggaagcccatttgtgcaaagctatCCACAATAtcacgcacattgcccagagtcatggtctttcggaGCAGAATGcggttaatggccctgcacacttctgtcaacacaagtccaatggtcgactttcccactctgaactggttagcgaccgatcagtagcaatctggagtagccagcttccacagtgcaatcaccatgtGCTTCTCCAACGACAGAGCAGCTCTCGTTCTTGTGTCCTTGCACCTTAGGGCTGGGACGAGCTCATCATGTTGTCCcagaatgtggctttcctcatgcgaaagttctgcagccaccgcTCATCATCCCAAACGTGCATcgcgatgtgatcccaccacttagtgcttgtttcccaagcccaaaagcagcgttccactgtggtcagcacctcaaATGCCACACGCAGtctcgtgtcgtagctactacgtgtggcgagatcaatgtcaagctcctcttgcctttatagtttaaggaataaccccactgccactcgtgacgtgttagtgagagcgagcagcatattggtcagcagtgcgggatccattcctgcagaccgaagaggcagagcagcagtacACAAAGctattgaaagatggtgccaaatgcggacagaagcacagggatcgctgggatgcgaagcaatgcatcctggggcattgggacaggagacaggatgccctgcgaccccctccgccttcccacagctcttagtggcagaagaggaagaggtgctctgtgggatagctgcccagagtgcaacGTTCCGAAtactgctgcaagtgtgaacacgctattgtgcaggcagctggcaGTGTGAACAcgcaacagcggtttcccttcagcgctctttgagcggcgctgtaactgccGGCGATGTAACTCTGCCACTGTAGGCGTACCCTAAGTTTCattcctcccttctccttcctgctTTGCTAAATGCGCGCTCCCTAGCATGGTTGGAGTTAACAGGAGGGATGGCCAAAGCATACTATTGTGCATCTCAATAATGTTGTTTAATCAGATTTACCAATGACTTAAGTACGTTTGCAAAGCAACAAGGGAACTCCTACAATGGAACTTGGGTACTGTGTATGTCACAAGTGAATGCTTCAATAGGCCATTATACACACCAGTGAAATTAGTCGGTTAGTGAGGCAGGtcagtatttttttccccttgccccCCGGAAGGGTGAAACTGAGGAACACCATGGTTGACTTGCCTGAGATCACACAGCAAATCAACAGCAGAGCTAGAAATAGCTCCTAATTCCCAGTCTCAAGCTCTAATACTGTACTAAACTCACGAGTTGTATGGTGCAGAGCCAGTTATGGCATGGCAAAGTGccctcctttgctttctttctgtgTGCATGCTTAGCTACCAGACACGCTGTCTCTGCAGCACAACCGTCtgtagcaggggaggggaggctgcatgCAGTTTTCAGATCGCTACCTGCGCATCACTCGGTTTTGCAATGTTCTCGTAACCATCACTTTAATACAATTACAACCTGCCCCATCTGCTTCTTAGCCATTAATTTTAGtgagcaggatgaacgccaaggCTTTTATTAATAATAGAAGCcaataaaaatgctgctttcttgcTCCTCCAGTGACTGCCCGGTCCCCCAGAGATTCAAGAAAAATCCTTCATTTTCAGGATTTGCCCTCAAGTCATGGGTGTTAGGAGGCccatgatttgggggggggggggtgttttccTCAAACAGGGTCTTTGTTTAAATTCGGTGGGGGCCTCAGACCAGAAAAATCTAAGCTACAAGCATAAAAACCCAGCAGTGCATAACAATTTTCACTGGATttattctttctcttccccccgcccGTTCCTGCCCAATgccaaaaagaaatatttttattttgttcacgTCGAGCCAGCATCAGATTAAAGCCTCCATCTCTGGTGTTTCTGAGATAATCTGATCAGGGAGGTTTTTGTACTGAACTGGTTTTTAATTCTAGCTTTCCTGAAAGATGTTTAAAGACAAGTGAAATCTAGTGCAAATAAAAATCACTCTCTCTTTATTCAGAGAAACACTgtcattttaggtttcagagtaatagccatgttagtctgtatttgcaaaaagaaaaggagtacttgtggcaccttagagactaaccaatttatttgagcataagctttcgtgagctacagctcacttcatcggatgcatactgtggaaagtgtagaagatctttttatatactcACAAAGcatgagagtggggtgggaggaggtattttttcatgctttgtgtgtatataaaaagatcttctacactttccacagtatgcatccgatgaagtgagctgtagctcacgaaagcttatgctcaaataaattggttagtctctaaggtgccataagtactccttttctttttactgtcatTTTAGTGCTTGTTCTTTAAATTGGTTGTATTTAAGTGTTAAGTGCAAAATGTTGATAGGGAATGTTTCGGAGAATTGAATTGTATCTGACACTTTAAAAGCAGAAAGGCGCTGAGATCACGGGGGCTAACTAATACTGGAAAGTTCGTAGTGACTAAAGTCAGTGCAGTGAGTTTGGTGGGTCTTAGTCCAGTACTCTGGAGATGTGGCCACAACACATGTTGTCTCACACAACCACAGTGAGCCAGAGAAAGCAAATCTGTCTCTCCATATGGGAAGTGTTTATACTGAGGAAGTGGTACTTCTGCCTTGAGGATAAAATGGAGGCTTAACAAACTAGCAGTCTGGAAACCAGCATTAAGTTCAAACCCCAGTCATTATTGAGAGGAGAGATGATAAAAAGAACTAACCTATAGAGTGAGTTATAGAGGTCTCACTAGTTAGTGTCCCAGCTGTGGTCATGAATGTGCCTGACCTCTTTGCCTTGTTTCACCCACTCAAGTGATTCCAAGCAAACCATTAATGGTTTCTcatgtctctttctttcttccttttagaTCAATCATGATGCTTTGGTCCACACACCCTGAAGAAGACTCTGCTACCAAAGTCTTTATTTCCAGCTAAATATACCTGGCTGTAACAGCTGCCATGGAAACGTGCTGTACAGAGGATGCCGTTGGAACCAGCTCTCCATCTGTCATCTGCAGGCAAGTTGAGGGAGGAGACCAGAAGCAGGAGGAGAGCAGAGTAGGTGACCGGCTGCCTGAATGGAGCGATGCTTCTGTTGCGGCTGTGGAGCAGGCACCCCCTGGCAAGCTGAAGAAAACTGCCTTCAAGCtctttggggggaagaggagcatATGCACCCTGCCAAGCTTctttggaggaaaaaataaaggcCAAGGGAAGGGAGCCTCCAAAAAGGGTCTCAGTAAAAGTAAGACGCACGATGGGATCAGCGACGTTGGGTATGAGGATGGGAAAGGGAGGTTGCAGTTGGACAGCCCCTTGAATGGAGGGATGGACTCGCATCCTCGCCAGCTGCCAAGCTCTCAGAGCGCTCACTTGGCAACAGACGCCAGCATCAAATTTGAGTTTGgcaggcaggagagctctcccctggGGAGTGCCGAGGGCTTTGAGAAAAAGCCCAATGGAGACAAATCGTTGTCCTTCCCTAGACCCAAAAAAGGGCTGAAGGGGCTTTTCAACAGCATCCGGCGCCACAGAAAGAACAAAGCTGCTGAGTCTGAGAAAGTGGAGTGGGCCGCTGATTGCGGGGATGGAGAGCAAGCCAAGAAGACTCAAGGGGCGGGGGCTGAAACGCAGCGAGCCTCTGAGGAGGAGAGTCCAGGAGGCACCCCTTTCCCCGCACCATGCACAGGGAGCTTGGATGGTAACTGCTCACTGAACACAACGACCAACCTTGGAGAAAACACCGACTGGCTCGTGGCTGCTCAAAGTAGCTCGGAAGGAGATGCAGCAATGGTGCCTGTGGGCAAAGACAATATTCTAGATGTGAAATTGGACGCAGAGACTATTGTCTGTGCCGGCTCACCCTGTGATGGCCTCCCTGAAGCACACCATCCTGACTACCCAGACAATGACCCCCCTTCAGTACACTCTGGAGACCAGCTCAGCTTGATCTTTGGAGATGTTACTTCCCTTAAAAGTTTTGATTCCCTCACTGGGTGTGGAGACATAATTGCTGAGCCAGACATCGACAGTATTGCTGAGAGCACGATTTCCATAGAGCGCAGTAGAGATGCTGCCAAGAGAAGCTCATGCCTTGTCACTtaccagggaggaggggaggagatggcCACGCCGGAGGAGATAGAGGAGTACCTCCAGCAGCTGTGGGAGGGCACCACCGAGGTGGACAGCCGCTACGAAACCAAGCTGCCTCAGCCCATAAACAGTCCCAAGCTGCTGGGAGTGAATAGCAAGCTGGAGACTTGCGGCTTGCATGAGGAGGTGGCCCATCTGTACGCTGGAGGTGTGATGGATGATGTAGAGCTCTTAACGCCGCCCAGTGACCAGCAAGAATCTGCTCCCAATAGCGATGAGGGTTATTATGACTCTACCACACCGGGGCCAGAGGATGAACTTGGGGAAATCAAGAAGGACCGTCTCCCAAGAGACAGTTACAGTGGTGATGCACTTTATGAGTTTTATGAGCCCGATGACACCCTGATGAGCCCCTCTCTCGGGGACGAATCCTTATTTGAGAGCAAAGCATCTCATCCAGAGATCTTCAGCCATTTCTTAGACTTTGCTGTCCCTGCCGAAAAGAACCTTATTCAGATGATGGGGCAGAGCAGTGGAGTGATGGAGACTGAGGAAGAGAGGCTGGCTGCTATTCAGAAACAGCTGCTGTATTGGGAGCTTCAGAGGGAACCAGTTGCAAAACAGCTGGACGTCCCCAGCAAAGAGAAATGTCCCAGAGACAAGCAATACATTGAATGTAATACTAGAGCAGCCAAATTGATTGGCAAAAATCAGAGTTGCCTTGGTAGTGAGCAAGTTGCTTCTCCAGTTTTGAGCAGAAATGTAGATGCTGGGATTTCAGTGTCTGGACTGGAAAATCCTGAGTGGAGGGACTTTCAAGGGACACTGTGTCCAGAAAAGTATTACAATGGCCAAAAAGCCCAAGGAAGTTGCCTTATTCAGCTCATGAAAAACAACTCTGTGTTTGATTCTGATTTGGATCATGCAGTGTTTGGGGAACTACGTAGCTTAGTCCCAGCCAAAACTGTGACTGTGACCTATCCCAGCTACAGAACACATGACCCCGATAGCTGTTTGCAAAATGAACACCACAGCAGAATGGAAAACTGCCTCAGGGAACCCCAGACAGAAAGTGAATGTGAACCCGAGCAGGCTGTTAACTTCTCTCAGGCGCTGGTTGAGTTCACTAGCAGCGGCACTCTCTTCTCCAGCCTCTCTGAAAGCCTTGGTAGCTCTGATTCAGGTTCTTCCTTCACTCAGAACCTTTCTGTCCTTCCAACCATGGTCACTTTTGACATAGTGGATGTGGAGCAGGAAGGCGAGGGAGAATGTGAGCAGCATCTGGAGATGAACGCTGACGAGGACATTGCTGCATCCTTTGAGGCCTTTGATGACAGCTATGTGCAAAAGGAGTCCTTTGCCGAATGTGATGAACGAATGTTCCTGGGGTATCCCCAAGACTCTTTCCAGAGCTGTAACTGGGGTGTTGGCAGCCTTCCCCGTCATTTGCGCCTGCATGGCTTGAacccctccctgccagcaccGCTCTCTATCAACAGAAGAAGCAGGTCACTTGACACAGAGAGCTTGGAGTTGGAGCTTGCAGATATGCCTCTCTCCAAGAATGGCCTTAAGCCTTGTCAGCTCTGGTCTAAATGGGACAGTGGCAAGAAGGACTCTGTCCCCAGGGTGAGCAGAAGCAAGGAGAGCATTCAGCTGTCTCCTTCCGAAGGAGGAGAAGCTGATGGGGTACTTACCTGGCCAGGGTTGCAGCATGTGGAGTACAAAGCCGAGCTTTCCTCAGGGGGAGAGAAACCGTGGAGCTGTACTCTGACTGCAAGGGCTGCCGTTGTCAAAGGCAGCTGGGATACATCTGAGCAGTCAGAAGTGGATTCCCCTTACATGTCCCTTGGATGGAGCAATGCCAGGGAGACTCCGGACAGGATGCCCCAGGATACTGGGGCCAGTAATCTAATGCTTCAGACGCCTAGACATGTGGTCAGACCATCCAATTTACCTCTGCAGACTGATACAAGAGAGGCCCAAGAGGTGTCTAGCTCCTACAGGTATCCTAGAGAAAATATGGCCAAAAAACTGGCTTGCGTGCTATCTTTGGGAGAAAAAGGGGCTGACTTACCTCAGAGCTTCGCTTTCACGCAGTCCCCTGATAAATCAGCAAAGTGCAAACTTGCTGGCATTACACAAGGAACGTTCCAGTTTCACGATGGCACTGAGACCTTAAAACCCTCAGATTGCTTTGCTGAACGTTATGGAAGCTCCAGTACAGACCTGCTGAAAGGGGGACTCGTACATGGGAACACGCTGCCCGTTAGCTGTCAAAGCACTACAGTGAATGTAATGGTAGCCAAATAGCTAAtactggaggggtggggggggggcagccaagGGTTAACTttcagggaggggtggggtggcggGAGAGGGAAGATATACTTCAGTGTGTGGTTTTCATTTAGAATTGGTCCAACAAAGATTAACTCTTCTTTCTTGCAGTTGCAGCTGGGTGCAGTATGTAGTCACTCACAATGCTGCTGATGTTCTGCACTGCTGTGGGTGCTCTGTTGTGGTTTTGTGTAGGCCACCTCCTAGCGTAGACTAATGCTTGAGGCACCAGTGTTTGTCAGTGTGAACCACCACTCTGTTGACTATAATAAACTGTGCAGAGTGAGTATCAATACATAGTGCAGTTGCTGTTGGAATAAAATCTCCTGGAAATAGACTCCCTGTTCAGGCTAGTTTTCTGCTGATCTATTTAAAGGAACACCATCAACTGCCAAAAATCATAACTCTGAATGTTTTTAACACAAAATGGCTGTAGCTGTACCATAAGAGGGATGATAGATAAATATCTTCCCAATGTGTTTGATTTGTGAATTTGGCAACACTTGATACATACTCAGATTTGTGGTTTCATGTGTGTGGTCATTTCCCCCCATTTATGTGGAACTTTCACACCGTGACAtgggaaaaaacaggaaaaagtgGATGTAAAACTACAGATTGGCAGGGGACTTGAGACAGGTGCAGTACCTGAAACTATTTAACAATTAGAGCAATATTCAAAAGGAATGAAAGCTTTTTGTTACTATTTACTTTCTGTGAAGCTTCTTTTTGACAAATTTTGGAATGTTTTCTCCACTTTCTCTCATCACCGCACCTTCCCACTGGAGAAGTGAGAGAGAGTATGGCATATGCATATCATGTTTCTCCCCACCAAAGCAAAAATCATTCAAAAAGGGAAACATTTCAAACCAAACCAAGAACTTTCCTGTAGgttttcattttggtcaaaaagATGTTTTCCGTTGTGTGTAGCAGTGGGAAGGGAGCTTTCTAACCAGCTCTGTTTTTAATTCACTTTATTTACACcccctctccaaaaaaaaaaaaaaaaaaaaaaagcaacctgcatgttgatggtgtccctttaagaATAGAATGTCAACAATACCCTTATTTCTTTGGAGTGATCAAACTTCATGGTATATCATGTTCagatgaaatatttttcttatgtgctttgccccagctccctaagaCATGGGACATGATTAATATCTTTTATGTAAGCTAAATTGGATCACACCTGTAGCTGTTAAGTTGCAGATGTTGATACGTTTCTTCAAAAGGAAGTTTTGtgttttggatttttattttctttgcataAATTCATACGAGGAAAGTATTCTGTTAATTGGAATACAGGATGTAATGCAGCCTAAATTAGGCTTCACAATTTCTTTCTCCCATCTGGAGGAAACAGCTGGACATAGTGCCACCCTTTTGCTCCCACACCTTGCAGGGGAGATGGAGGAAGTAGCAAGCTGCGGAGATGCACTTTACTCTTGAGAGAGGGCTGTTTGCATTGACAAAGCTCTTGAAAGCACCTGTTTCGGGCTATTGGAGCAGAGCACATGTCTTCACCCAAGGAAACTCCTTTGTCCTTGTCAGTCTTAAATACATGATTTCAGTCTCTTATATAGATCTTTTCCTCTTAACTGGGTCTTGCTgagtctctccatgcctcagtcaAGGTTTATATTCTTGGACTTAATCTGGTTCCTGGTGGACTACAGTGCACTAAAAAAATTGCCCTttcctggttttttgtttgtttgtttgtttgtgatgcAGAGAGACTTTCtcaatggtttaaaaataaaattgcaaaattTTAAACTAGAAATATCAGGTCCTCCTCTTTCTGCCTCCTTTTGGCAAAATCTGTGGAAGATCTAAACAGTGATGTCCCACATGTATCTTTTTCTCACATACTCTCCCCAGCTAATACTGATTCTGAAATGTGCATAAATTCCAGTCATATCAGATAACCAGGCTACAACTCTTATCCCATAACCCAATTACAAATATGTTTccaatttgtagtgtagactggaGCTTAATGGTTTTGTATACCCAGGCTGAAAGACCCATCTATAATACACTTTTGGAGTCATGTTCCGAAGTGGATTAGCAAACATCTGAATTGTAACCAGGTTTCTCCACTGTCACTGTATTTACAGTGTTGCCAAGGTATGAAATGCTGATGCCTCCAGCAAAGAAAGAGAAGCGGGGCTCTGATACTTCAGTGGAAAAGAGAATATAAGATACTGTCTTTATACATTCACATAGAGCAGCAAAGGGCAAAAACATGCTTGCTTTTTGTTTGgcaattcactttaaaaaaaaaaaaaaggaactcaAGATCAAGAACATCCATTTCTGGATTAACACTCCTTTCCTCAGTATTATTGCATTGGTAACACTGTGCGAATGTTACCACGTAGGGCACGTTGTGCTACATTCTTCTCCCTTGCAATCATGCAACCCTCTAGAGGGGTGTAGGAAGGATTGCATagaacaaattctgctcttagttacagtGAAACCCCGCCATCAGTAATTGAGAGTTTATTCATCATTGCACTGAATTTCTGATCTTGGTGTGTCAGTCTGACTTAATCCTATGAAAAGCCTAAGAGATAGCGGACAAAAAGAGCCCTGTTGGCTTCAAACTCACTGGCAGAACCTCCTTTCCTGATTCAGGAATAAATCCCTATTTAGCATGAGCttaagtccctttgacttcagtggggcataAGTATATGTTTAAGTACTGTCCTAAATGAAGGTCTAGGTGCACTAATCATCAAAATCTCTACTAGGACTTACTAGATCTGGCTGAGTCCAGATCCCAACTTCGTAACTCAGATCTGTTTCTACCTACTGCCattcagaaacaaaatgtttccagcGTGATCCAAGACATTACTCCACAGAAAAGTATTTGTAACATTCACTCTCTCTTGCTCTGAGCAAGTCTCTTACgctaaatttttgtttttgttctgagtATGTCACCAAAGACCTCTTGTGGgtgtggatttttgttttgtgctttttgtttttaaatggtgcaGCCTTTGCCAAAGTTTTGGTGAAGCATAAATGTGACAGTGCTAAAAAGAATGTTCACTTACGAATGCATGTCTCTAATAATAAGCATTTTGGCTGTAGGTACGTGATGGGAAGACCTGTTGTAAACTGTTTCTATAAACTAATGTGAAGGCAATACAGCTAGGACTTGATAATCTGACTTTATACCAAaggtttttcttccatttttttcatAAATTCTTAATTTGATTTGAACTCCAACAGAGAAAATTGataaaattatatatttctaAGGCATTTTAGTGCTAATTTGCTGCGTTATTGGAGTATTCTGCCCCATTAAGAAATAAGAATTTTCAATATtctaattaaatttttaaaatacaactgGGAAGGGGACATAATACTATGAGGTTTAATCTACAATGCTCCTAAAACTCCTGTCTATTGAGGGGAAAATAGGACCAGTCCTCCATGGTGATAAAACTTCTGGTagaaataatcttttaaaaaaattggactataactttttaatttaaaaaagctgATGGTTTGAAATGACAAAAAGTAACTTCTTAAGTGCTTATTAATAAAACCAAAAGTTTCAGAAGCTCACTTCAAGTTCCAGCTTATTTTGAGCTTTGTGGTAGGGAAAGGAATTAAATTGACAATGGAATTGCAAGTTCTTACTTCAGCAGAGATCTCGGGGAACCCACTACAACTTCTCCAGTCACGTGTCACTAATTTCATTCAGCTCCAGAGCATATGGTATGGGTAAGGTCACTGGTCTTTCTCCTGCCCCGTTATTTTAAGGGGAGCCTTCCTAACCTCATGGTAGAAACACCAGCTGTTTCAATTACAAAccttatttctctcccccctcccacccagtggCCCCCCAAAAATAGATCTTTACAAAAATGGGGCAGATTAAGGATGGAGAGTTATCCTTAACTTCTAATTTCCTAGCTTGTCAGTTGATTACTAAGCATGCATAgtag
Coding sequences within:
- the AMER1 gene encoding APC membrane recruitment protein 1 isoform X2, whose product is METCCTEDAVGTSSPSVICRQVEGGDQKQEESRVGDRLPEWSDASVAAVEQAPPGKLKKTAFKLFGGKRSICTLPSFFGGKNKGQGKGASKKGLSKSKTHDGISDVGYEDGKGRLQLDSPLNGGMDSHPRQLPSSQSAHLATDASIKFEFGRQESSPLGSAEGFEKKPNGDKSLSFPRPKKGLKGLFNSIRRHRKNKAAESEKVEWAADCGDGEQAKKTQGAGAETQRASEEESPGGTPFPAPCTGSLDGNCSLNTTTNLGENTDWLVAAQSSSEGDAAMVPVGKDNILDVKLDAETIVCAGSPCDGLPEAHHPDYPDNDPPSVHSGDQLSLIFGDVTSLKSFDSLTGCGDIIAEPDIDSIAESTISIERSRDAAKRSSCLVTYQGGGEEMATPEEIEEYLQQLWEGTTEVDSRYETKLPQPINSPKLLGVNSKLETCGLHEEVAHLYAGGVMDDVELLTPPSDQQESAPNSDEGYYDSTTPGPEDELGEIKKDRLPRDSYSGDALYEFYEPDDTLMSPSLGDESLFESKASHPEIFSHFLDFAVPAEKNLIQMMGQSSGVMETEEERLAAIQKQLLYWELQREPVAKQLDVPSKEKCPRDKQYIECNTRAAKLIGKNQSCLGSEQVASPVLSRNVDAGISVSGLENPEWRDFQGTLCPEKYYNGQKAQGSCLIQLMKNNSVFDSDLDHAVFGELRSLVPAKTVTVTYPSYRTHDPDSCLQNEHHSRMENCLREPQTESECEPEQAVNFSQALVEFTSSGTLFSSLSESLGSSDSGSSFTQNLSVLPTMVTFDIVDVEQEGEGECEQHLEMNADEDIAASFEAFDDSYVQKESFAECDERMFLGYPQDSFQSCNWGVGSLPRHLRLHGLNPSLPAPLSINRRSRSLDTESLELELADMPLSKNGLKPCQLWSKWDSGKKDSVPRVSRSKESIQLSPSEGGEADGVLTWPGLQHVEYKAELSSGGEKPWSCTLTARAAVVKGSWDTSEQSEVDSPYMSLGWSNARETPDRMPQDTGASNLMLQTPRHVVRPSNLPLQTDTREAQEVSSSYRYPRENMAKKLACVLSLGEKGADLPQSFAFTQSPDKSAKCKLAGITQGTFQFHDGTETLKPSDCFAERYGSSSTDLLKGGLVHGNTLPVSCQSTTVNVQGGKDTNLFWNHILKAIIQGRISTSKENASSFRHRIRVREPQMNSIKE
- the AMER1 gene encoding APC membrane recruitment protein 1 isoform X3; protein product: METCCTEDAVGTSSPSVICRQVEGGDQKQEESRVGDRLPEWSDASVAAVEQAPPGKLKKTAFKLFGGKRSICTLPSFFGGKNKGQGKGASKKGLSKSKTHDGISDVGYEDGKGRLQLDSPLNGGMDSHPRQLPSSQSAHLATDASIKFEFGRQESSPLGSAEGFEKKPNGDKSLSFPRPKKGLKGLFNSIRRHRKNKAAESEKVEWAADCGDGEQAKKTQGAGAETQRASEEESPGGTPFPAPCTGSLDGNCSLNTTTNLGENTDWLVAAQSSSEGDAAMVPVGKDNILDVKLDAETIVCAGSPCDGLPEAHHPDYPDNDPPSVHSGDQLSLIFGDVTSLKSFDSLTGCGDIIAEPDIDSIAESTISIERSRDAAKRSSCLVTYQGGGEEMATPEEIEEYLQQLWEGTTEVDSRYETKLPQPINSPKLLGVNSKLETCGLHEEVAHLYAGGVMDDVELLTPPSDQQESAPNSDEGYYDSTTPGPEDELGEIKKDRLPRDSYSGDALYEFYEPDDTLMSPSLGDESLFESKASHPEIFSHFLDFAVPAEKNLIQMMGQSSGVMETEEERLAAIQKQLLYWELQREPVAKQLDVPSKEKCPRDKQYIECNTRAAKLIGKNQSCLGSEQVASPVLSRNVDAGISVSGLENPEWRDFQGTLCPEKYYNGQKAQGSCLIQLMKNNSVFDSDLDHAVFGELRSLVPAKTVTVTYPSYRTHDPDSCLQNEHHSRMENCLREPQTESECEPEQAVNFSQALVEFTSSGTLFSSLSESLGSSDSGSSFTQNLSVLPTMVTFDIVDVEQEGEGECEQHLEMNADEDIAASFEAFDDSYVQKESFAECDERMFLGYPQDSFQSCNWGVGSLPRHLRLHGLNPSLPAPLSINRRSRSLDTESLELELADMPLSKNGLKPCQLWSKWDSGKKDSVPRVSRSKESIQLSPSEGGEADGVLTWPGLQHVEYKAELSSGGEKPWSCTLTARAAVVKGSWDTSEQSEVDSPYMSLGWSNARETPDRMPQDTGASNLMLQTPRHVVRPSNLPLQTDTREAQEVSSSYRYPRENMAKKLACVLSLGEKGADLPQSFAFTQSPDKSAKCKLAGITQGTFQFHDGTETLKPSDCFAERYGSSSTDLLKGGLVHGNTLPVSCQSTTVNGKFYGLFFYSCITMPWCGLQC